In Gigantopelta aegis isolate Gae_Host chromosome 6, Gae_host_genome, whole genome shotgun sequence, the following are encoded in one genomic region:
- the LOC121375871 gene encoding uncharacterized protein LOC121375871 → MKFSVTDNESVSRRRRTQSARSPKSVVLNNDGRDRQGRSALIRPRTPGHVTMPTTAYRKSVSETKERVDLLGVTPVGDVNGSRVRLISESSNASTRTRTLSEPKPNILPSVTRSRPPDDVHTKKPGVAGRKYSKDLRHRSESLSSDSTDGSRRSVSLCVQSSAWDAFDDHVKNINDSTDYYTKQQKVSFRSSDTFQKTMLDLYGKSDYGKSKGLSKFRAKLGTIASLTNRFSKACNNKMNVTNGDSELSEDQSDYETPSKRTIENAQRGWRILRRHVQDMVAQKKNSAASLNWSMLKQTMRGMSDMEKTRIDLYKRYGIIPTVNSDGTVIQENTMLSERARAHAQMIAASKGSALSASVPIRRVQSHRPPSWNPRNSYKSSINKDFYKQRRPKSSQNP, encoded by the coding sequence ATGAAATTTTCTGTCACTGACAACGAATCTGTCTCCAGAAGAAGACGGACGCAAAGTGCGAGATCACCGAAAAGTGTTGTGTTGAATAACGACGGCAGAGACAGGCAAGGAAGATCGGCTCTGATCCGCCCCAGGACACCAGGACACGTCACCATGCCAACAACGGCTTACAGAAAGTCGGTGTCTGAGACTAAGGAGAGAGTAGACCTGCTCGGAGTGACTCCGGTTGGTGATGTTAACGGAAGCAGAGTCAGACTCATCTCTGAAAGCAGCAACGCGTCAACGAGGACCAGAACACTTTCAGAGCCTAAACCTAACATTCTGCCCTCGGTAACGCGTTCAAGACCACCGGACGATGTTCACACAAAGAAACCCGGTGTTGCGGGAAGAAAATATTCGAAAGATTTGAGACACAGATCTGAGAGTTTGTCGTCTGATTCGACAGACGGTTCGAGACGATCGGTTTCACTGTGTGTGCAGTCGTCTGCTTGGGATGCGTTCGACGACCACGTCAAGAACATCAACGACTCCACGGATTATTACACGAAGCAGCAGAAAGTCTCCTTCAGGTCCAGCGACACGTTTCAGAAAACGATGCTAGATCTGTACGGCAAGTCAGACTACGGCAAATCGAAAGGACTCTCCAAGTTTCGAGCCAAACTTGGAACCATAGCATCCTTGACAAATCGCTTTTCGAAAGCATgtaacaataaaatgaatgtgACGAATGGTGATTCGGAGTTATCCGAGGACCAGAGTGACTATGAAACGCCCAGTAAGAGGACGATTGAGAATGCTCAGCGAGGCTGGAGGATTCTGAGGCGACACGTGCAGGACATGGTTGCTCAAAAGAAGAACAGCGCCGCCTCGCTGAACTGGTCGATGTTGAAGCAGACGATGAGAGGCATGAGCGACATGGAGAAGACCCGGATTGACCTGTACAAACGTTACGGAATCATACCAACCGTCAACAGCGACGGGACCGTCATCCAGGAAAACACGATGCTCAGCGAACGCGCTCGCGCTCACGCGCAAATGATAGCCGCGAGCAAAGGTAGCGCGTTGTCTGCTTCTGTACCAATCCGCAGAGTTCAGTCACACAGACCGCCATCTTGGAATCCGAGAAACAGTTATAAAAGTAGTATAAATAAAGACTTTTATAAACAAAGACGACCTAAAAGTTCGCAGAATCCATAA